The genomic interval CGATCCACGAGGGCCCGCGGTCGGTGTCGTAACCCGTTTTCAGCTGCACGAACATGATGCGTCGAGGCATGCGCCCAGGGTCGCAGAATCCCCCTGGGATCTCACCAGCATTCTCGCAACACGCCCTGCCAGCCGCGCACGACACGGTCTTGTACGTTTCGGCCGGGGCGGAGTACGTGGCGCACGCTACCGCCGTGATTCAGTGCCTGACCGATCCGCTCTCCGGCCTCGTGCCGCCCCATGAACTGGTGTCGCTCCACGGCCACGGGATCGTTCAGTTTCGCTACTCCCCCGCTGTTTGATCACAACTCCGTCACTAACGGAAGAAGTGGATCCTCCGGTGGTATCCAGCTCGCTATGTTCATGCCTCCACGAAGCAACCTGGGGGGACCATGGATTGGAACAGTCCGCAGCACCCGTCGCGTCAGTCCGGCTGGGGGCAGGGCGGTACGGTCACGCCGCACACATCCCCTCCGTCCGGCGGTCCACGGTGGGCGCGGAAGCGCGTCGTTCTCCCCGCCGCAGGCGCACTGTTCGTCCTGGGCGTGGGAATCGGCACGACCGGTGAACAGCCGCAAGACATACAGACAGCCGCAGCGAAGACGAAGCCGGGCCCGACCGTGACCGTGACGGAGACGGCAAAGGTCACGGTCACCGCGAGCCCGGAGCCGGCCCCGACGGTCACGAAGATCAAGAAGGTGCGGGTGACGGTCACAGCGGCACCACCGCAGCCGAAACCCGAGAAGAAGCCAGCACCCCGCGAAGAGGACGCAGGCAGTGACGGCTCGGGAAGCACGTCGGCGTACTACAAGAACTGCACCGCGGTCCGCGCCGCCGACGCCGCACCCATCAGAGCCGGCGACCCCGGGTACGGACGGCACCTGGACCGCGACGGAGACGGGGTCGCCTGCGAATAGGGCCCACCGGCAAGCTGCTGCGGGCGGTGCCGCCGGTGGGTCACGTTCTTCCACGTGCCTTCAGCGGCACCGCCGGCAACTCAGGGGCAGGCAGCGGAGCCCCGTCATATCCCTTGACCTTGCCGAACCGTGCCCCTTCCATCCAGTCCCGGCGGGCCTGTTCGATCTCCGCCTGCGAACGTCCGATCCAGTTCCAGAACATGACCAGTTCCTCCTCGAACGGCTCGCCGCCCAGGAGCATCAGCCCGGCGTCGGAGACGGCGCGCAGAGGCAGTTCGGTGCGCCCGCAGCCGAGGTAGAGCATCGAGCCGGGCAGCACGGGGACGCCGTCGACCTCGGCCTCGCCCGACATGGACAGGACCGCGTACTCGAAGTCGCGGTCCAGGGGCAGGCGGGTCTCGGCGCCACCGGCCAGGGTCACGTCGGCGCCGACGATGGGGGTGTACGCGGTGCCGGGCGAGGCCGCACCGTCCAGTTCGCCCAGGATGACGGTGGCGGTCACGCCGGGGGCGGTGACGACGGGCAGGTCCGTGTGGTGCTGGAAGTGCGGCTCGATGTTGCGGTGCGCTTCCGGGAGGGCCACCCAGAGCTGGGCTCCGTGCAGCAGCCGGGCATGTTCCTTCGGACTCTCCTCGGAGTGGCTGATGGCGCGACCCGAGGTCATCAGGCCCAGTTCGCGGGGGCGTACCGTCTGCAGGCTGCCGAGACTGTCCCGGTGAAGGACTTCCCCGTCGTGGAGCCAGCTGACGGTCTGGAGGCCCATGTGGGGATGCGGCGGCACCTGCATTCCGGGCTCGTCGGCAATGTCGTCGGGGCCGTAGTGGTCCACAAAGGCCCAGGCGCCCACCATGCGCCGGCCCAGATTGGGCAGCAGCCGGCGGACCTCGGTGCCCTCGCCGAGCTGGACGCGGCGGGGGGCGAGAAGCTCACGGACGGGCTCGGCGACGACGAAGCCGCGCCCTCCGCAGACGGAGGGGGTGGCCTGGCGATCGAGATTGCTCATGGCTCTCAACCTATTCCCGTAGGAGCGTGGAGCACCGGGCCCCACGCCAGAATTTTAGTGGAATGTTCAACCATTGTGCGGCGTTGTCATGGCTGAACGTACGGCGGCGCGGTCCGGAGCCGGCCCGCACCACATGAAGGAGGACGCGTGAGCGAGACCGAGACCTACTACGAGTTCGGCACCGCCGCCGACCGGTGGGACCGGGCGCAGATGTTCTTCGAGGCCAAGGAGTACCTGACGGCCGCGCGGATCCTGGGCGGACTCGTCGGGGAAGCGCCGGAGCAAGTCGCGCCGCGGCTGCTGCTGGCCCGCTCCTACTACCACTCCGCCCGGCTGGGCAAGGCGGAGCAGGAACTCCGGGCCGTTCTGGAGCTCGACCCGGTGGAGAGCTACGCGCACCTGATGCTGGGCCGGACGCTGGAGCGCCAGGGGCGCAGCGCCGACGCGGCGCCGCACCTGCGGTTGGCCGCCGCCCTCACCGGAGACTTCAGCCCCGGAGCCGAGCGCCCCTGAGCCGCTCCGCGTCACCGGCCGGGCCCGCACCATTCGGTGCGGGCCCGGTCACCTTTACCCGTCGATGCGAGCACCGGACAATGGGATCTCCAGGACGAAGGGGTGGTAGATGCACGGATCCAGGAGTGCCGCATTAGGCCGGGCGCGGTCGGCCGCGCTCATCGGGCTGGCGGTGGCGGTTTCGGCCGGCTGTTCCGGTGGCGATGACGGGAAGAACCGGGAGGCGGCGGAGCAGACCGCTCGCCCGCCGGGAACCCACAGCTGGACCAGCAGACCCTGCGATCTCCTCAGGGGCGAGGCGCCCGCCGAGGGCTTCACCCTCGGCAGCACCACCGACTCCGCTTCCCCCGACGCCCAGGAGGGCATCGGCGAGAACGGCGCGCGGCCGCTCTACCAGCAGACCGGCTGCCTCGCGGACCTGAAGGCCCCGGACGGCACGTTCTGGAAGCTCAGCACCAGGGCCTCGGTGTACGAGGCCGCCGAGGCCGCCCGTCACGCGTACCGCGTCAAGGAGGACCTCGACCGTGCCCACGGACGCGGGCCCGAGAAGGTCCACGACGCCGCCTACGCGATACCGGCCGACGACCGGGGAAGCCCCGGCCGCACCCTCCTCCTGTGGAACGGCGACCTCGTGCTCACGGTGTCCGCGTACGCACCGCACGGGAGCCCGGAACACGACGTGCGGGAAAACCTCGAACAGATCGTCGGCAACGCGGCACGCCGCACGGAGACCGGCCTCCGCGATCACGACGCCTCTTCACCCGCACCCTGACGACCTCCGCTCCCTGCCGCCTTACGCAACGGCCCTCCCGGCGGTGCCGCGGGACCGCCGAGGCGCTCGGGCCGGCGGCGCGGACCGAACCGGTGCCGGCCGGCCGGGATCCGGCGCGGTGGTCCGGCCGGCTCGGCGTTCTGGCGGATGGACCTCGCCCGCTGCCGCTGGCCGAACTCAGCGGGCGGTCGGGCGGGGAAACGTGGGGCTGGGCCACTCGCTCACCGCGCCCCCACGACCGGCTGAACGCCACTGCCCTGCGCCCCCCGTCCGCCGAGCGTCACTGCGCAGCACCCGCCCAGCCCGGCCGACCGGGCGTCACGCCCCCTCGCCCTCCCGCCAGTCGGGCCGGACCAGTACGGCGGTGGCGACGATGCCGTCCTCGATCCGCCACTGCCCGCGCAGCGTCGTCGGCAGGGCCGGGTCCGTGAGGAGCAGACGCGCGGCGAACGTGCCCTCGGCGGCAGCGCCCCCTTGAGGCGTGTCGTCGTTGCCGCCTCGACCGCCCGTTTGCTGGAACGTCAAGTCCGCCTCGACGAAATCGAGTTCGATGCCCGTGACCGGATACCAGGTCTTGAAGACGCTCTCCTTGGCACTGAACAGGACACGATCCCAGTGGATTTCGCCCTTCCCCTCCGGCACGGGCGGACCGATCCGGGCACGTTCGGCGGGCAGGGTCACCAACTCCCGTACGCCGGTGGGGAGCGGGGCGTGCGGTTCCGCGTCGATGCCGAGCGACAGCACGCCCTTCGCGTGGGCCAGAGCGGCCGCCCGGTACCCCTCGCAGTGAGTGAGGCTGCCGACGATTCCCTCGGGCCACAGCGGTCGTCCCCGGTGGCCGTGGAGCACGGCCACGGGTGGCAGACCGAGTCCGGCCATGGCGCGCCGGGCGCAGGCGCGGGCCGTCGCGAAGTCGTTCCTGCGTTTGGCCACGCTCTTGGCGACCAGCGCCTCCTCCTCCGGGAAGAGGGTTCCGTCGGGGACGGTCGCCGCGCGGGTGGCAGCACAGGAGACGTCGGCGGGCAGCAGTCGCTCGATCACGAGGAGCCTCCGGGGGTGCGCCGCTGCGCGGACGGTTCGGCGTCGGTGCGGGCCGGTGGGGCGGGTTGCCCCTCGTAGGGGAGGATCTGCCGCAGCAGGCCTCGCGGGTGCCCCCTCTCGCGCCACTCCCTGGGGTAGCCGATGGAGACCTCCTCGAAGCGCACCCCGTCGTACCAGGTCGTACGGGGGATGTGGAGGTGGCCGTAGACGACGGCGGTGACGTTGAAGCGCCGGTGCCAGTCGGCGGTCAGTTCGGTGCCGCACCACTGGGCGAACTCCGGATACCACATGACCGACGTGGGTTCCCGGACCAGCGGCCAGTGCCCGGCGAGGACGAGGGGTATCTCGGGGTCGTGCTCCGCGAGCCGGCGTCCGGTCGCGGCGACCCGGGCGCGGCACCAGTCCTCCCGCGTCGGGTAGGGGTCCGGGTGCAGGAGGTATTCGTCGTTGCAGACGATGCCGGACTCGTGCGCGACGGCCAGCGACTCCTCCTTCGTGTGCGTTCCCGGGGCGCGGAAGGTGTAGTCGTACAGGAGGAAGAGCGGCGCGATCGCCACCGGTCCGTCCGGGCCCGGCCAGAGCGGGAACGGGTCTTCCGGAGTCGTCACTCCGAGGTCCCGGCACAGCTCCACGAGGTGGTCGTAGCGGGCCTGGCCGCGCAGTTGGACCGGATCCTGGGCCAGGGTCCACAGCTCGTGGTTGCCGGGGGTCCAGATCACGTGGGCGAAGCGCTCCGCGAGGAGTCCGAGCGTCCACCGGATGGCTTCGGGCGTCTCCGCCACGTCGCCGGCGACGATCAGCCAGTCCGCGTCGGACGTCGGGTGCAGGGACTCCACGATGGCCCGGTTGTCGGTCACCGCGGCGTGCAGGTCGCTCACGGCCAGCAGACGGCCCGCGCGCTCCTGTCGGCCCCCGTCGCCGGGGGCGGGAACGGCAGTGGGGGCACCGTGCGGTGCGGGGTCGCTCGGAGGCGTCATGGGCGCTGATTTCCCGATCTGTCGGCAGTGGTCCGGCTCCGTCCGCACGGTGGGGAGCCGCTGGGAACGTAGCCTCTCACGCTCCCCTCGCGGTTCCCCCGGGGTTTCGGGTAACGGGCGCGCGGGGCAGGGCCCTTGCCCTCGCCGATGCCCTGTCACTCACTTTCTGTTCGGCGGGTGTTCAGTTCGTTCACCGCACCGAGCGCGTCGCCGACCGTCGTGTAGTCGACGGCGATGAAGGTGACCGGACTGCCGCGTTCCGCCTCGCAGGCACGCGTCCGCTCCAGGACCCAGTCGCGGGCGTTGACGCGGCCGGCGTCCAGACGGCTGCCGCCCGCGTTCGTGATGAAGTGGTTGAGCAGGAAGAGCTGTTTGCCGGTACCGCCCCGGTGGGGTTCGCACGTCATCTCGGAGGGGCTCCGGAAGGCGAACGGGGTCTCCATCCCGTACCGGTAGAAGTTGCGGTACCAGGGCGCCGGGCCGTCGGCCTTCTCGGCGAACACCAC from Streptomyces sp. CA-278952 carries:
- a CDS encoding excalibur calcium-binding domain-containing protein, which translates into the protein MTETAKVTVTASPEPAPTVTKIKKVRVTVTAAPPQPKPEKKPAPREEDAGSDGSGSTSAYYKNCTAVRAADAAPIRAGDPGYGRHLDRDGDGVACE
- a CDS encoding pirin family protein — protein: MSNLDRQATPSVCGGRGFVVAEPVRELLAPRRVQLGEGTEVRRLLPNLGRRMVGAWAFVDHYGPDDIADEPGMQVPPHPHMGLQTVSWLHDGEVLHRDSLGSLQTVRPRELGLMTSGRAISHSEESPKEHARLLHGAQLWVALPEAHRNIEPHFQHHTDLPVVTAPGVTATVILGELDGAASPGTAYTPIVGADVTLAGGAETRLPLDRDFEYAVLSMSGEAEVDGVPVLPGSMLYLGCGRTELPLRAVSDAGLMLLGGEPFEEELVMFWNWIGRSQAEIEQARRDWMEGARFGKVKGYDGAPLPAPELPAVPLKARGRT
- a CDS encoding tetratricopeptide repeat protein → MSETETYYEFGTAADRWDRAQMFFEAKEYLTAARILGGLVGEAPEQVAPRLLLARSYYHSARLGKAEQELRAVLELDPVESYAHLMLGRTLERQGRSADAAPHLRLAAALTGDFSPGAERP
- a CDS encoding 4'-phosphopantetheinyl transferase family protein — its product is MIERLLPADVSCAATRAATVPDGTLFPEEEALVAKSVAKRRNDFATARACARRAMAGLGLPPVAVLHGHRGRPLWPEGIVGSLTHCEGYRAAALAHAKGVLSLGIDAEPHAPLPTGVRELVTLPAERARIGPPVPEGKGEIHWDRVLFSAKESVFKTWYPVTGIELDFVEADLTFQQTGGRGGNDDTPQGGAAAEGTFAARLLLTDPALPTTLRGQWRIEDGIVATAVLVRPDWREGEGA
- a CDS encoding metallophosphoesterase family protein → MTPPSDPAPHGAPTAVPAPGDGGRQERAGRLLAVSDLHAAVTDNRAIVESLHPTSDADWLIVAGDVAETPEAIRWTLGLLAERFAHVIWTPGNHELWTLAQDPVQLRGQARYDHLVELCRDLGVTTPEDPFPLWPGPDGPVAIAPLFLLYDYTFRAPGTHTKEESLAVAHESGIVCNDEYLLHPDPYPTREDWCRARVAATGRRLAEHDPEIPLVLAGHWPLVREPTSVMWYPEFAQWCGTELTADWHRRFNVTAVVYGHLHIPRTTWYDGVRFEEVSIGYPREWRERGHPRGLLRQILPYEGQPAPPARTDAEPSAQRRTPGGSS